The following proteins are encoded in a genomic region of Neovison vison isolate M4711 chromosome 12, ASM_NN_V1, whole genome shotgun sequence:
- the PNPLA5 gene encoding patatin-like phospholipase domain-containing protein 5 isoform X3 has translation MRCYEDEGSWSLSFSGAGFLGLYHVGVTRCLSERAPHLLQGARRFYGSSSGALNAITIIAGKSVDFCCSHLLGMVKQVDRLSLGILHPAFAPIEHIRQQLQDSLPSDIHILASQRLGISLTRWPDGHNIIVTDFATRDEVIQALVCTLYFPFYCGTIPPEFRGERYIDGALSNNLPFADSPSTITVSPFHGTVDICPQSSSASMHELNAFNASFQISTKNFFLGFASLVPPSPEVVADNCRQGYLDALRFLERRGLTKEPILWMLASKEPPPPADGNQDTGHDRGQKGDLSLNWAVPNVLVRDVPDFEQLSPELEAALKRACMRDPSPWARFCRSGLGQALTYLLLPYTLPFEYVYFRSKRLAVWLPNMPSDLWWMWGVLQSFALEIYSSSKDQLLQLVSLPVQPLA, from the exons ATGCGCTGCTACGAGGACGAGGGCAGTTGGAGCCTGTCCTTCTCGGGCGCCGGCTTCCTGGGACTCTACCATGTGGGCGTGACCCGCTGCCTCAGCGAGCGCGCCCCGCACCTCCTCCAGGGCGCCCGCCGCTTCTACGGCTCCTCGTCCGGGGCGCTCAACGCCATCACCATCATCGCCGGCAAGTCCGTCG ACTTCTGCTGCTCCCATCTCCTGGGCATGGTCAAGCAGGTGGACAGGCTGAGCCTGGGTATCCTCCACCCGGCCTTCGCACCCATCGAGCACATCAGGCAGCAGCTGCAGGACAGCCTGCCCTCCGATATCCACATCCTGGCCTCCCAGCGGCTGGGCATCTCGCTGACTCGCTGGCCGGATGGACACAACATCATAGTCACCGACTTTGCAACCCGTGATGAAGTCATCCAG GCTCTGGTCTGCACCCTCTACTTTCCTTTCTACTGTGGGACAATTCCCCCCGAATTCAGAGGGGAG CGCTACATCGACGGGGCTCTGAGCAACAACCTCCCCTTTGCGGACTCGCCCTCCACCATCACTGTGTCCCCTTTCCACGGGACAGTGGACATCTGCCCCCAGAGCTCATCGGCCAGCATGCATGAGCTGAATGCCTTCAATGCCAGTTTCCAGATCTCCACAAAGAACTTCTTCCTGGGGTTCGCCTCCCTCGTACCCCCCAGCCCTGAG GTGGTAGCCGACAACTGCAGACAAGGCTACCTGGACGCCCTCAGGTTCCTGGAGAGACGCG gacttaccaaggaaccaattCTTTGGATGCTGGCATCAAAggagcccccacccccggctgatGGGAACCAGGACACCGGCCACGACAGAGGCCAGAAGGGGGACCTGTCTCTCAACTGGGCAGTGCCCAACGTGCTGGTCAGGGACGTGCCCGACTTTGAGCAGCTCTCACCAGAGCTGGAGGCGG CGCTGAAGAGAGCGTGTATGCGGGACCCCAGCCCCTGGGCCCGCTTCTGCCGGTCGGGGCTTGGGCAGGCACTGACCTACTTGCTGCTGCCCTACACACTACCCTTCGAGTATGTTTACTTCCGGAGCAAAAG gctgGCGGTATGGCTGCCCAATATGCCGAGCGACTTGTGGTGGATGTGGGGCGTGCTGCAGAGCTTCGCCCTCGAGATCTACTCCAGTTCGAAGGACCAGCTCCTCCAGCTGGTCAG CCTTCCTGTGCAGCCACTGGCATAG
- the PNPLA5 gene encoding patatin-like phospholipase domain-containing protein 5 isoform X2 has product MRCYEDEGSWSLSFSGAGFLGLYHVGVTRCLSERAPHLLQGARRFYGSSSGALNAITIIAGKSVDFCCSHLLGMVKQVDRLSLGILHPAFAPIEHIRQQLQDSLPSDIHILASQRLGISLTRWPDGHNIIVTDFATRDEVIQALVCTLYFPFYCGTIPPEFRGERYIDGALSNNLPFADSPSTITVSPFHGTVDICPQSSSASMHELNAFNASFQISTKNFFLGFASLVPPSPEVVADNCRQGYLDALRFLERRGLTKEPILWMLASKEPPPPADGNQDTGHDRGQKGDLSLNWAVPNVLVRDVPDFEQLSPELEAALKRACMRDPSPWARFCRSGLGQALTYLLLPYTLPFEYVYFRSKRLAVWLPNMPSDLWWMWGVLQSFALEIYSSSKDQLLQLVSLPITSPLQLGAALLVDLAKGSDLPIRPEGQ; this is encoded by the exons ATGCGCTGCTACGAGGACGAGGGCAGTTGGAGCCTGTCCTTCTCGGGCGCCGGCTTCCTGGGACTCTACCATGTGGGCGTGACCCGCTGCCTCAGCGAGCGCGCCCCGCACCTCCTCCAGGGCGCCCGCCGCTTCTACGGCTCCTCGTCCGGGGCGCTCAACGCCATCACCATCATCGCCGGCAAGTCCGTCG ACTTCTGCTGCTCCCATCTCCTGGGCATGGTCAAGCAGGTGGACAGGCTGAGCCTGGGTATCCTCCACCCGGCCTTCGCACCCATCGAGCACATCAGGCAGCAGCTGCAGGACAGCCTGCCCTCCGATATCCACATCCTGGCCTCCCAGCGGCTGGGCATCTCGCTGACTCGCTGGCCGGATGGACACAACATCATAGTCACCGACTTTGCAACCCGTGATGAAGTCATCCAG GCTCTGGTCTGCACCCTCTACTTTCCTTTCTACTGTGGGACAATTCCCCCCGAATTCAGAGGGGAG CGCTACATCGACGGGGCTCTGAGCAACAACCTCCCCTTTGCGGACTCGCCCTCCACCATCACTGTGTCCCCTTTCCACGGGACAGTGGACATCTGCCCCCAGAGCTCATCGGCCAGCATGCATGAGCTGAATGCCTTCAATGCCAGTTTCCAGATCTCCACAAAGAACTTCTTCCTGGGGTTCGCCTCCCTCGTACCCCCCAGCCCTGAG GTGGTAGCCGACAACTGCAGACAAGGCTACCTGGACGCCCTCAGGTTCCTGGAGAGACGCG gacttaccaaggaaccaattCTTTGGATGCTGGCATCAAAggagcccccacccccggctgatGGGAACCAGGACACCGGCCACGACAGAGGCCAGAAGGGGGACCTGTCTCTCAACTGGGCAGTGCCCAACGTGCTGGTCAGGGACGTGCCCGACTTTGAGCAGCTCTCACCAGAGCTGGAGGCGG CGCTGAAGAGAGCGTGTATGCGGGACCCCAGCCCCTGGGCCCGCTTCTGCCGGTCGGGGCTTGGGCAGGCACTGACCTACTTGCTGCTGCCCTACACACTACCCTTCGAGTATGTTTACTTCCGGAGCAAAAG gctgGCGGTATGGCTGCCCAATATGCCGAGCGACTTGTGGTGGATGTGGGGCGTGCTGCAGAGCTTCGCCCTCGAGATCTACTCCAGTTCGAAGGACCAGCTCCTCCAGCTGGTCAG CCTGCCTATCACCAGTCCCCTCCAGCTTGGGGCAGCTCTTCTTGTGGACCTGGCCAAGGGCTCAGACCTCCCCATCAGGCCTGAGGGGCAGTAA
- the PNPLA5 gene encoding patatin-like phospholipase domain-containing protein 5 isoform X1, whose translation MRCYEDEGSWSLSFSGAGFLGLYHVGVTRCLSERAPHLLQGARRFYGSSSGALNAITIIAGKSVDFCCSHLLGMVKQVDRLSLGILHPAFAPIEHIRQQLQDSLPSDIHILASQRLGISLTRWPDGHNIIVTDFATRDEVIQALVCTLYFPFYCGTIPPEFRGERYIDGALSNNLPFADSPSTITVSPFHGTVDICPQSSSASMHELNAFNASFQISTKNFFLGFASLVPPSPEVVADNCRQGYLDALRFLERRGLTKEPILWMLASKEPPPPADGNQDTGHDRGQKGDLSLNWAVPNVLVRDVPDFEQLSPELEAALKRACMRDPSPWARFCRSGLGQALTYLLLPYTLPFEYVYFRSKRLAVWLPNMPSDLWWMWGVLQSFALEIYSSSKDQLLQLVSLQDQLPEDECISLLGQIPISPSKSLPAVPTCPLWGLGRGGLSLPDLPSLLPGDPAVLPAHFTAIPEPSHPCPGDQSKGLRAFHMAGSGRRMTAGPTECEGCPHTAPPCPWPIPAL comes from the exons ATGCGCTGCTACGAGGACGAGGGCAGTTGGAGCCTGTCCTTCTCGGGCGCCGGCTTCCTGGGACTCTACCATGTGGGCGTGACCCGCTGCCTCAGCGAGCGCGCCCCGCACCTCCTCCAGGGCGCCCGCCGCTTCTACGGCTCCTCGTCCGGGGCGCTCAACGCCATCACCATCATCGCCGGCAAGTCCGTCG ACTTCTGCTGCTCCCATCTCCTGGGCATGGTCAAGCAGGTGGACAGGCTGAGCCTGGGTATCCTCCACCCGGCCTTCGCACCCATCGAGCACATCAGGCAGCAGCTGCAGGACAGCCTGCCCTCCGATATCCACATCCTGGCCTCCCAGCGGCTGGGCATCTCGCTGACTCGCTGGCCGGATGGACACAACATCATAGTCACCGACTTTGCAACCCGTGATGAAGTCATCCAG GCTCTGGTCTGCACCCTCTACTTTCCTTTCTACTGTGGGACAATTCCCCCCGAATTCAGAGGGGAG CGCTACATCGACGGGGCTCTGAGCAACAACCTCCCCTTTGCGGACTCGCCCTCCACCATCACTGTGTCCCCTTTCCACGGGACAGTGGACATCTGCCCCCAGAGCTCATCGGCCAGCATGCATGAGCTGAATGCCTTCAATGCCAGTTTCCAGATCTCCACAAAGAACTTCTTCCTGGGGTTCGCCTCCCTCGTACCCCCCAGCCCTGAG GTGGTAGCCGACAACTGCAGACAAGGCTACCTGGACGCCCTCAGGTTCCTGGAGAGACGCG gacttaccaaggaaccaattCTTTGGATGCTGGCATCAAAggagcccccacccccggctgatGGGAACCAGGACACCGGCCACGACAGAGGCCAGAAGGGGGACCTGTCTCTCAACTGGGCAGTGCCCAACGTGCTGGTCAGGGACGTGCCCGACTTTGAGCAGCTCTCACCAGAGCTGGAGGCGG CGCTGAAGAGAGCGTGTATGCGGGACCCCAGCCCCTGGGCCCGCTTCTGCCGGTCGGGGCTTGGGCAGGCACTGACCTACTTGCTGCTGCCCTACACACTACCCTTCGAGTATGTTTACTTCCGGAGCAAAAG gctgGCGGTATGGCTGCCCAATATGCCGAGCGACTTGTGGTGGATGTGGGGCGTGCTGCAGAGCTTCGCCCTCGAGATCTACTCCAGTTCGAAGGACCAGCTCCTCCAGCTGGTCAG TCTGCAGGACCAGCTCCCAGAGGACGAGTGCATCTCCCTGCTCGGCCAGATCCCCATCAGCCCGTCCAAGAGCCTTCCAGCTGTCCCCACATGTCCTCTGTGGGGCCTGGGTCGGGGCGGCCTGTCTCTCCCCGACCTGCCCTCCCTACTGCCTGGAGACCCCGCGGTCCTTCCAGCCCACTTCACAGCCATCCCGGAACCTTCCCACCCATGTCCGGGTGACCAGAGTAAGGGCCTCAGGGCTTTCCACATGGCAGGGTCTGGCAGAAGAATGACCGCAGGGCCCACTGAATGTGAGGGCTGCCCGCACACAGCTCCACCCTGCCCTTGGCCCATCCCTGCGCTCTAA
- the PNPLA5 gene encoding patatin-like phospholipase domain-containing protein 5 isoform X4 produces MRCYEDEGSWSLSFSGAGFLGLYHVGVTRCLSERAPHLLQGARRFYGSSSGALNAITIIAGKSVDFCCSHLLGMVKQVDRLSLGILHPAFAPIEHIRQQLQDSLPSDIHILASQRLGISLTRWPDGHNIIVTDFATRDEVIQALVCTLYFPFYCGTIPPEFRGERYIDGALSNNLPFADSPSTITVSPFHGTVDICPQSSSASMHELNAFNASFQISTKNFFLGFASLVPPSPEVVADNCRQGYLDALRFLERRGLTKEPILWMLASKEPPPPADGNQDTGHDRGQKGDLSLNWAVPNVLVRDVPDFEQLSPELEAALKRACMRDPSPWARFCRSGLGQALTYLLLPYTLPFEYVYFRSKRLAVWLPNMPSDLWWMWGVLQSFALEIYSSSKDQLLQLVR; encoded by the exons ATGCGCTGCTACGAGGACGAGGGCAGTTGGAGCCTGTCCTTCTCGGGCGCCGGCTTCCTGGGACTCTACCATGTGGGCGTGACCCGCTGCCTCAGCGAGCGCGCCCCGCACCTCCTCCAGGGCGCCCGCCGCTTCTACGGCTCCTCGTCCGGGGCGCTCAACGCCATCACCATCATCGCCGGCAAGTCCGTCG ACTTCTGCTGCTCCCATCTCCTGGGCATGGTCAAGCAGGTGGACAGGCTGAGCCTGGGTATCCTCCACCCGGCCTTCGCACCCATCGAGCACATCAGGCAGCAGCTGCAGGACAGCCTGCCCTCCGATATCCACATCCTGGCCTCCCAGCGGCTGGGCATCTCGCTGACTCGCTGGCCGGATGGACACAACATCATAGTCACCGACTTTGCAACCCGTGATGAAGTCATCCAG GCTCTGGTCTGCACCCTCTACTTTCCTTTCTACTGTGGGACAATTCCCCCCGAATTCAGAGGGGAG CGCTACATCGACGGGGCTCTGAGCAACAACCTCCCCTTTGCGGACTCGCCCTCCACCATCACTGTGTCCCCTTTCCACGGGACAGTGGACATCTGCCCCCAGAGCTCATCGGCCAGCATGCATGAGCTGAATGCCTTCAATGCCAGTTTCCAGATCTCCACAAAGAACTTCTTCCTGGGGTTCGCCTCCCTCGTACCCCCCAGCCCTGAG GTGGTAGCCGACAACTGCAGACAAGGCTACCTGGACGCCCTCAGGTTCCTGGAGAGACGCG gacttaccaaggaaccaattCTTTGGATGCTGGCATCAAAggagcccccacccccggctgatGGGAACCAGGACACCGGCCACGACAGAGGCCAGAAGGGGGACCTGTCTCTCAACTGGGCAGTGCCCAACGTGCTGGTCAGGGACGTGCCCGACTTTGAGCAGCTCTCACCAGAGCTGGAGGCGG CGCTGAAGAGAGCGTGTATGCGGGACCCCAGCCCCTGGGCCCGCTTCTGCCGGTCGGGGCTTGGGCAGGCACTGACCTACTTGCTGCTGCCCTACACACTACCCTTCGAGTATGTTTACTTCCGGAGCAAAAG gctgGCGGTATGGCTGCCCAATATGCCGAGCGACTTGTGGTGGATGTGGGGCGTGCTGCAGAGCTTCGCCCTCGAGATCTACTCCAGTTCGAAGGACCAGCTCCTCCAGCTGGTCAGGTGA